The DNA window TCTTCGTTTCCTCGCCGTGGCTGATCTACCAGGCTTGGTGCTTCGTCGCGCCCGGCCTGTACAAGCACGAGAAGCGCCTGGCCGTGCCGCTGCTGGTGTCCTCCATCGCGCTGTTCTTCGCCGGCTGCGCGTTCGCCTATTTCGTGGTGCTGCCGGCGGTGTTCCACGCGCTGACCCTGTTCACCCCGGACGTGGTGACCCTGGCGCCGGATCCGGGCAAGTACCTGGATTTCGTCGTGGTGATCTTCCTGGCCTTCGGTGTCAGCTTCGAGCTGCCCGTGGCGATGGTCATCCTGGTCGCCCTGGGTCTGGTGACCCCGGACCAGCTCAAGCATTCGCGCGGCTACGCGGTGGTCGGCGTGTTCGTGGTGGCCGCAGTGATCACCCCGCCGGACGTGGTGTCCCAGCTGCTTCTGGCCCTGCCGATGTGCCTGCTCTACGAACTGGGCATCCTGGCCTGTCGCTGGGTGGTGCCGCGGAGCCTGGCGCGCGGCTAGTTGGACAGGCGCCACGCTTCATAAAAAAGCCCGCCATTCGGCGGGCTTTTGCATTCCAGTGCAGCGCGCGTGCGGCTCAGGCCTCGAACGTGGAGCTGGGCAGCGGCGCCGCAGGCGGCATCGCCGAGGCGCCCGCCGCCCCACCCAGGAGCTGACGCCAGGCGCTGGCCACGCAGCCGGCGATCAGGGGCAGCATCACGCCCATCAGCAGCACGTTGGTGACCAGCACACCCAGCAGCTGGCCACCGACCATCGTCATCGCCAGACCCAGCAACTGGACCATGATCATCAGCGGCACCAGGACGATGAACAGCAGCACGTAGAACAGGATCACCGCCGG is part of the Pseudoxanthomonas sp. JBR18 genome and encodes:
- the tatC gene encoding twin-arginine translocase subunit TatC, with the protein product MNAPTPDHEAESSLMEHLIELRTRLIRGMAGVAVALAVALPFAKRIFEHLAMPLLSQLPVEQASKMIAADPTSGFFAPIKLALYLAIFVSSPWLIYQAWCFVAPGLYKHEKRLAVPLLVSSIALFFAGCAFAYFVVLPAVFHALTLFTPDVVTLAPDPGKYLDFVVVIFLAFGVSFELPVAMVILVALGLVTPDQLKHSRGYAVVGVFVVAAVITPPDVVSQLLLALPMCLLYELGILACRWVVPRSLARG